A genomic region of Parus major isolate Abel chromosome 14, Parus_major1.1, whole genome shotgun sequence contains the following coding sequences:
- the FAM83G gene encoding protein FAM83G, which produces MAFSQVQCLDDSHVNWRSSESKPEFFYSEEQRLALEALASRGPDAFYEVLKRENIRDFLSELELKKILDTLETYDPGSEYIPRHGSSAGDSEGERNSQGDEQDMAPSLEYWPQRSDRSIPQLDLGWPETIAYRGVTRATVYMQPPIEGQAHIKEVVRKMICQAQKVIAVVMDMFTDVDIFKDLLDAGFKRKVGVYIILDETNVKHFLQMCERAHMHAGHLKNLRVRSTGGTEFFTRSATKFKGALAQKFMFVDGDRAMCGSYSFTWSAARTDRNVITVLSGQVVEAFDKQFQELYLMSKGVSLKSISMGEEPEPEPVTLPSVVPVTPANAVVKKLINPKYALVKAKSADQISKTSSENQDKNQKTDNKGKAPPEGQGGERHGDGADLSLLIHPGLLNLEKANMFDYLPTWVEPDPEPGSEVLGYINIIDPKVKNVKLSQMNRIKVCDVSQASAQHRQMLKNREMEARKNSDQELPLLSPGHRQIPQPPVEAPAAPTPSPIESVSWTTRQVGTFASSPLGHHLKPQEEALEDIKPPVPKPRTVPVGVLMTKVVTSCDRSAALEGDTRPPLADHTGVKPEREEKPNRASMEACHLQPERPVAAPQEDKGPPCTHNGLGEEEEEEEEEYITLSDQESYSSSSADHSYRRSNASSISDEYFEVRDRYGPLRRTNSDVTHNGEILPMQRKLSDPHISRGTFISPLGSLPSLKHLRLEDMTKRRSNAVEIRRMLPRNILDGNSSYPSSAAQGTHIYRYRPRTPAGREPGKEISCSPTHEKPLGATKYRGEGAEPKKTIAGSQPYWQSKAFSPSKPTAPGHVSQNNPRASGKRFTSLPESQKPAEEMRTPLGIPLSKLSQSKHLKNKVVGAQGASVDSKKQPQETTGQKEQ; this is translated from the exons ATGGCTTTCTCCCAGGTGCAGTGCTTGGACGACAGCCACGTCAACTGGAGGTCCAGCGAGTCCAAGCCCGAGTTCTTCTACAGCGAGGAACAACGCCTGGCCCTGGAGGCGCTGGCCTCCCGCGGCCCCGACGCCTTCTATGAAGTCCTGAAGAGGGAGAACATCAGGGATTTCCTGTCCGAGCTGGAGCTGAAGAAGATCCTGGACACGCTGGAGACCTACGACCCCGGCTCCGAGTACATCCCGCGGCACGGCAGCAGCGCCGGCGACAGCGAGGGCGAGCGGAACAGCCAAGGGGACGAGCAGGACATGGCCCCTTCCCTGGAGTACTGGCCCCAGAGGTCCGACCGCTCCATCCCGCAGCTGGACCTGGGCTGGCCCGAGACCATCGCCTACCGCGGGGTCACCAGGGCCACCGTGTACATGCAGCCACCCATCGAGGGCCAGGCGCACATCAAGGAGGTGGTGAGGAAGATGATCTGCCAGGCTCAGAAG gTCATCGCCGTGGTCATGGACATGTTCACCGACGTGGACATCTTCAAGGACCTCCTGGACGCCGGCTTCAAGAGGAAAGTGGGAGTCTACATCATTTTGGATGAGACCAACGTGAAGCACTTCCTTCAGATGTGTGAGCGAGCCCACATGCACGCTGGACACTTGAAG AACCTGCGCGTCCGCAGCACCGGAGGGACCGAGTTCTTCACCCGTTCGGCCACCAAATTCAAGGGGGCTTTGGCCCAGAAGTTCATGTTTGTGGACGGGGATCGAGCCATGTGTGGCTCCTACAG CTTCACCTGGTCCGCGGCGAGGACGGACCGAAACGTCATCACGGTCCTCTCGGGCCAGGTGGTGGAGGCGTTTGACAAGCAGTTCCAGGAGCTCTACCTCATGTCCAAGGGGGTGAGCCTCAAGTCCATCTCCATGGGCGAGGAGCCCGAACCCGAGCCCGTAACGCTGCCCTCCGTGGTGCCGGTGACCCCCGCCAACGCCGTGGTGAAGAAGCTGATAAACCCCAAATACGCCCTGGTGAAGGCCAAGAGCGCCGACCAGATCAGCAAAACCTCATCCGAGAACCAGGACAAAAACCAGAAGACTGACAACAAAGGCAAAGCACCCCCCGAGGGCCAGGGGGGCGAGCGGCACGGTGACGGGGCTGACCTCTCCCTGCTCATCCACCCCGGCCTCCTGAACCTGGAGAAAGCCAACATGTTTGACTACCTGCCCACCTGGGTGGAGCCTGACCCCGAGCCGGGGAGCGAAGTCCTGGGCTACATCAACATCATTGACCCCAAGGTCAAGAACGTGAAGCTGTCGCAGATGAACCGCATCAAAGTCTGCGACGTCTCCCAGGCCAGCGCCCAGCACCGGCAGATGCTGAAGAACAGGGAGATGGAGGCCAGGAAGAACTCAgaccaggagctgcctctgctgtccCCCGGCCATAGACAGATCCCACAGCCCCCCGTGgaagctcctgcagcccccactcCCAGCCCCATCGAAAGCGTCAGCTGGACAACGAGGCAAGTGGGGACATTTGCCTCTTCACCGCTGGGCCACCATTTGAAGCCACAGGAGGAGGCATTGGAGGACATCAAGCCTCCAGTTCCAAAGCCAAGGACCGTCCCCGTTGGTGTCCTCATGACCAAAGTTGTCACAAGCTGTGATAGAAGCGCTGCCCTGGAGGGTGACACTCGGCCACCCCTGGCCGACCACACGGGTGTGAAGCCGGAGCGGGAGGAGAAACCCAACCGAGCTTCCATGGAGGCCTGCCACCTCCAGCCAGAGCGGCCAGTGGCAGCTCCACAGGAGGACAAAGGGCCCCCCTGCACCCACAACGggctgggagaagaggaggaggaggaggaagaggagtaCATCACCCTCAGTGACCAGGAGAGCtactccagcagctctgctgaccaCAGCTACCGCCGCTCCAACGCCTCCTCCATCTCCGACGAGTACTTTGAGGTGAGGGATCGCTACGGGCCCCTCCGGAGAACCAACTCGGACGTCACCCACAACGGGGAGATCCTGCCCATGCAGAGGAAGCTCAGTGACCCTCATATCAGCCGGGGCACCTTCATCAGCCCCCTGGGCAGCCTCCCCTCCCTGAAGCACCTGCGCTTGGAGGACATGACGAAGAGGAGGAGCAACGCCGTGGAGATCAGGCGTATGCTGCCCCGCAACATCCTGGATGGCAACAGCTCCTACCCCAGCAGTGCCGCCCAG GGGACGCACATCTACCGCTACCGGCCCCGGACCCCCGCGGGCAGAGAGCCGGGCAAGGAGATCTCCTGCTCCCCGACACACGAGAAACCCCTCGGGGCCACCAAGTAcagaggggagggagcagaACCCAAAAAGACCATTGCAGGCAGCCAGCCCTACTGGCAGAGCAAAGCCTTCAGCCCCAGCAAGCCCACAGCACCCGGCCACGTGTCCCAAAACAACCCCAGAGCGTCAGGCAAACGCTTCACCTCCCTGCCCGAGAGCCAGAAGCCGGCCGAGGAGATGAGGACACCCCTGGGCATCCCGCTCTCCAAACTGTCCCAGTCCAAGCACCTCAAGAACAAGGTTGTGGGGGCCCAGGGTGCTTCTGTGGACTCCAAAAAGCAGCCCCAGGAGACCACAGGCCAGAAGGAGCAGTAG